From one Citrobacter sp. Marseille-Q6884 genomic stretch:
- a CDS encoding glucan biosynthesis protein D gives MNRRRFIKGSMAMAAVCGTSGIASLFSRAAYAAESDIADGKTVRFDFSVLQSMAHDLAQKPWGGAPRALPDTLATLTPQAYNSIQYDAEQSLWNNVENRQLDAQFFHVGMGFRRRVRMFSVDDSTHMAREIHFRPELFKYNDAGVDTKQLEGQSDLGFAGFRVFKAPELARRDVVSFLGASYFRAVDDTYQYGLSARGLAVDTYTDTKEEFPDFTAFWFETVKPGATSFTVYALLDSPSVTGAFKFLIHCEKTQVIMDVQNHIYAHKDIKQLGIAPMTSMFSCGNNERRMCDTIHPQIHDSDRLAMWRGNGEWICRPLNNPQKLQFNAYTDNNPRGFGLLQLDRDFSHYQDIMGWYNKRPSLWVEPRNQWGKGTIGLMEIPTTGETLDNVVCFWQPEKSIKAGDELEFKYRLYWSAQPPVRSPLARVLATRTGMGGFPEGWAPGEHYPEKWARRFAVDFVGGDLKAAAPKGIEPVITLSSGEAKQIEILYIEPIDGYRIQFDWYPTSDSTDPVDMRMFLRCQGDAISETWLYQYFPPAADKRQYVDDREMR, from the coding sequence ATGAATCGCAGACGATTTATTAAAGGTTCAATGGCAATGGCCGCCGTGTGCGGAACCAGTGGTATTGCATCACTCTTCTCCCGTGCCGCCTATGCGGCGGAGTCTGACATTGCAGACGGAAAAACCGTACGTTTTGATTTTTCCGTTCTGCAGTCGATGGCTCATGATTTAGCACAAAAACCGTGGGGCGGCGCGCCGCGCGCATTGCCTGATACGCTGGCGACACTGACGCCACAGGCTTACAACAGCATTCAGTATGACGCCGAGCAATCCCTGTGGAACAACGTGGAAAACCGTCAGCTCGATGCGCAATTCTTCCATGTAGGAATGGGTTTTCGTCGCCGTGTTCGCATGTTTTCGGTCGATGACAGCACGCATATGGCGCGCGAAATCCACTTCCGTCCTGAGTTGTTCAAATATAACGATGCGGGCGTCGATACTAAACAACTGGAAGGGCAAAGCGATCTCGGATTCGCCGGTTTCCGCGTGTTTAAAGCGCCAGAACTGGCCCGCCGTGATGTGGTTTCCTTCCTGGGCGCCAGCTACTTCCGCGCCGTCGACGACACCTATCAGTACGGCTTATCCGCGCGTGGTCTGGCGGTCGATACTTATACCGACACAAAAGAAGAGTTCCCTGACTTTACCGCTTTCTGGTTTGAAACGGTTAAACCGGGCGCGACGTCCTTCACAGTCTATGCGTTGCTCGATAGCCCAAGCGTTACCGGTGCGTTTAAGTTTTTGATCCACTGTGAGAAAACGCAGGTGATCATGGATGTGCAGAACCACATCTATGCGCACAAAGATATCAAGCAGCTCGGTATTGCGCCGATGACCAGCATGTTTAGCTGTGGCAACAATGAACGTCGGATGTGCGATACCATTCACCCGCAAATCCATGACTCCGATCGTCTGGCGATGTGGCGGGGCAATGGCGAGTGGATCTGCCGTCCGCTGAATAACCCGCAAAAACTGCAGTTTAATGCTTACACCGACAACAACCCGAGAGGGTTCGGCCTGCTGCAACTTGACCGTGATTTCTCCCACTATCAGGACATTATGGGTTGGTACAATAAACGCCCAAGCCTGTGGGTGGAGCCGCGTAACCAGTGGGGCAAAGGGACGATTGGCTTGATGGAGATCCCGACCACCGGCGAAACGCTGGATAACGTTGTCTGCTTCTGGCAACCGGAGAAGTCGATCAAGGCCGGTGACGAGCTGGAATTTAAATATCGTCTTTACTGGAGCGCTCAGCCGCCGGTGCGTTCACCGTTGGCGCGTGTGCTGGCGACCCGTACTGGCATGGGCGGATTCCCGGAAGGATGGGCGCCTGGCGAACATTACCCGGAAAAATGGGCTCGCCGTTTTGCCGTGGATTTCGTCGGTGGCGATCTAAAAGCCGCTGCGCCGAAGGGGATTGAGCCCGTTATCACGCTCTCCAGCGGTGAGGCTAAGCAGATTGAGATCCTCTACATTGAGCCAATTGATGGTTACCGTATCCAGTTTGACTGGTACCCAACCTCTGACTCAACTGACCCGGTAGACATGCGTATGTTCCTGCGTTGTCAGGGGGATGCCATCAGCGAGACATGGTTATATCAGTATTTCCCGCCTGCTGCCGACAAACGTCAGTACGTTGACGATCGCGAAATGCGTTAA
- the tehB gene encoding tellurite resistance methyltransferase TehB — protein MTFCDENYFTEKYDLTRTHSDVVEAAKIVAPGKTLDLGCGNGRNSLYLAANGYDVTAWDKNPMSIANLERIKAAEGLNNLQASVADLNTLNFDGEYDFILSTVVMMFLEAKTIPGLIENMQRCTKPGGYNLIVAAMDTDDFPCTVGFPFAFKEGELRRYYSGWDLLKYNEDVGELHRTDENGNRIKLRFATMLARKPA, from the coding sequence ATGACTTTTTGCGACGAAAACTACTTTACTGAAAAATACGATTTAACCCGCACGCATTCCGATGTTGTCGAGGCAGCAAAAATTGTCGCGCCCGGCAAAACGTTAGATCTGGGCTGCGGTAATGGTCGTAACAGCCTCTACCTGGCCGCAAATGGATACGACGTGACCGCATGGGATAAAAATCCGATGAGTATTGCGAATCTGGAGCGTATTAAAGCGGCTGAAGGGCTGAACAATCTGCAGGCGAGCGTCGCGGATCTCAATACATTGAATTTTGATGGTGAATACGATTTTATCCTTTCTACCGTTGTAATGATGTTTCTGGAAGCGAAAACGATCCCGGGACTGATTGAAAATATGCAACGCTGCACGAAACCCGGCGGATATAACCTGATTGTTGCGGCAATGGATACTGATGATTTCCCTTGCACCGTGGGTTTCCCGTTTGCGTTTAAAGAAGGTGAATTACGCCGCTATTACAGCGGGTGGGATTTGCTGAAATACAATGAAGACGTGGGTGAACTTCACCGCACAGACGAAAATGGCAATCGTATTAAACTGCGTTTTGCGACAATGCTGGCGCGTAAACCCGCGTGA
- a CDS encoding helix-turn-helix domain-containing protein, with translation MDNLTHYLATTLRTLRHQREWSLSRLAEETGVSKAMLGQIERNESSPTVATLWKIATGLNVPFSTFISPPESEHAPAFDPEQQAMVVTPLFPWDPQLCFDHFSILLAPGAISESTPHERGVIEHVVVINGALDMYIDGQWRTLKTGEGVRFAGDTAHSYRNSSEHTVHFHSLIHYPRS, from the coding sequence ATGGACAATTTAACCCACTATCTGGCGACGACACTCAGGACATTACGTCATCAACGAGAATGGAGCCTTTCCCGGCTGGCGGAAGAGACGGGCGTATCAAAGGCGATGCTTGGACAAATTGAACGTAATGAATCCAGCCCAACGGTGGCGACATTATGGAAGATCGCGACCGGGCTGAACGTTCCATTTTCGACCTTTATTTCACCGCCAGAGTCAGAGCACGCCCCCGCGTTTGATCCCGAGCAGCAGGCCATGGTGGTCACGCCGCTGTTTCCGTGGGATCCGCAACTTTGCTTTGACCATTTTTCGATACTGCTGGCACCCGGCGCCATCAGTGAGTCGACTCCGCATGAACGCGGTGTTATTGAGCATGTCGTGGTGATCAATGGTGCGCTGGATATGTACATTGATGGTCAGTGGCGAACGCTAAAAACAGGCGAGGGCGTGCGGTTTGCGGGGGATACTGCGCACAGCTACCGTAACAGCAGCGAACATACCGTGCACTTTCATTCATTGATACATTACCCACGAAGTTAA
- the ydcK gene encoding YdcK family protein gives MTKYRLSDEPRSFSYQDNGNKKSVSLRQIIALIDFNDVKAGTPGGWVDDESVLSQHGDCWIYDENALVFSGAVISGDVRITQACVIRDGVQMSGSVWIDQAEISHGAQIRDNVTVSHSIIRGECQLSGDARILCHSEIIAAKGLTRESDQMLQIYDRATISNSRIVHQAQIYGDASVSYAFIEHRAEVFDFARIEGNEENNVWICDCAKVYGHARVIAGTDEDAIPTLRYSSQVAEHALVEGNCVLKHHVLVGGHAVLRGGPILLDGHILIEGQACIHGEVLIEHHIEINGQARVEAFDGDAIHLRGPKVINGEQRITRTPLAGLL, from the coding sequence ATGACCAAATACCGTCTCAGCGATGAGCCTCGCTCCTTTAGTTATCAGGATAATGGCAACAAAAAAAGCGTATCGCTACGCCAGATTATTGCACTTATTGACTTCAATGATGTGAAAGCCGGAACGCCCGGTGGCTGGGTTGACGATGAAAGTGTGTTGTCACAGCACGGGGATTGCTGGATTTATGATGAAAATGCGCTGGTGTTCTCAGGTGCGGTGATTTCAGGGGATGTCCGTATCACACAGGCCTGTGTGATACGAGATGGCGTACAAATGAGCGGTTCGGTCTGGATTGATCAGGCTGAAATCAGTCACGGCGCACAAATACGTGACAACGTCACCGTCAGTCATTCCATTATTCGGGGAGAATGTCAGCTGTCGGGTGATGCCCGCATTCTGTGCCATTCTGAAATTATCGCCGCCAAAGGATTAACCCGCGAAAGCGACCAGATGCTGCAAATTTACGATCGCGCCACCATCAGCAACTCGCGCATTGTGCATCAGGCACAGATCTATGGTGATGCGAGCGTCAGCTATGCCTTTATTGAACATCGCGCCGAAGTCTTTGACTTTGCCCGGATTGAAGGCAATGAGGAAAACAACGTCTGGATCTGCGATTGCGCAAAAGTGTACGGACATGCCCGCGTCATAGCGGGCACCGATGAAGATGCCATTCCTACCCTGCGCTACAGTTCACAGGTCGCAGAGCATGCGCTGGTCGAAGGTAATTGCGTCCTGAAACACCACGTGCTGGTCGGCGGTCATGCCGTGCTGCGCGGTGGCCCGATCCTGCTGGATGGGCACATTCTTATTGAAGGCCAGGCCTGTATCCATGGCGAAGTCTTGATTGAACACCATATCGAAATTAACGGTCAGGCCCGCGTTGAAGCATTTGATGGCGATGCTATTCACCTGCGCGGGCCAAAAGTGATCAACGGCGAACAGCGCATTACGCGTACACCGCTGGCAGGCTTACTCTGA
- a CDS encoding AraC family transcriptional regulator, producing MSQPYGAFENLRKHNAVLHESVALHSGIQLAAWSNKRDTITQYCDHHTLSLYVADGYESYHKTAGGWKNGGGPDRFCLMPKESESTWDIRDDLSFVHLYCTDAHLREVGEKVWDKSPYSFTLDEHTFGSDPGITAVYRQFLLGNDWRQPANHLTLSAASSLLLTHLIQHYSNVQWRPPVITGGLAPATLRNVLAYIDAHLASPITLSDLAGEAALSDFHFARMFRQSMNMAPHQYVMQRRMALAQQLVCYSSRSLSDIAMACGFSSASHFSNRFKQVTGKTPSQLRAAR from the coding sequence ATGTCTCAGCCCTACGGTGCCTTTGAAAATTTACGCAAACACAATGCCGTGTTGCATGAGTCGGTTGCGTTGCATTCGGGGATCCAACTGGCGGCCTGGTCGAACAAGCGCGATACCATCACACAATATTGCGACCACCACACACTCAGTTTATATGTCGCGGATGGCTACGAGAGCTATCACAAGACGGCTGGAGGCTGGAAGAACGGCGGTGGTCCCGATCGTTTCTGTCTGATGCCGAAAGAGAGTGAATCTACCTGGGATATTCGGGATGACCTCTCTTTTGTTCATCTCTACTGTACGGACGCGCATCTGCGGGAAGTGGGAGAGAAAGTCTGGGACAAAAGCCCCTATAGCTTCACGCTGGATGAGCACACGTTTGGCAGTGACCCGGGGATCACGGCGGTCTACCGCCAGTTTTTGCTCGGCAATGACTGGCGACAACCCGCTAATCATCTGACGCTCAGTGCCGCGTCGTCACTCTTATTAACACATCTGATCCAGCACTATAGTAACGTACAATGGCGCCCGCCGGTGATCACGGGAGGGCTTGCGCCTGCGACATTACGCAACGTGTTGGCCTATATTGACGCGCATTTGGCATCGCCCATCACACTCAGCGATCTGGCGGGGGAAGCCGCATTGAGTGATTTTCACTTTGCCAGAATGTTTCGTCAGTCGATGAACATGGCGCCACATCAGTATGTGATGCAACGGCGTATGGCGCTGGCGCAGCAACTGGTCTGTTATTCTTCACGCAGCTTGTCGGATATCGCGATGGCCTGCGGATTCAGCTCGGCAAGCCATTTCAGTAACCGGTTTAAACAGGTGACCGGTAAAACGCCCTCGCAGTTACGTGCGGCGCGCTAA
- a CDS encoding DUF3313 domain-containing protein produces MRTQTLFKVAVLTGLLALSGCASKVTQPDKYSGFLKDYSGLKETKSATGQPVLRWIDPAYNESKYDNIVYNPITYYPVPKPTTQVGQQVLDKLLSYTNTQMKTAIGKRKPLVTTPGPRSLIFRGAITGVDTSKEGLQFYEVVPVALVVAGTQMVTGHRTMDTHLYFEGELIDAATNKPVIKVVRQGEGKDLNNESTPMAFETLKKVVDDMATDASMFDVNSNKK; encoded by the coding sequence ATGCGTACTCAAACTTTATTTAAAGTTGCAGTGCTTACTGGCTTGTTGGCGTTATCGGGTTGTGCGTCTAAAGTGACTCAGCCTGATAAATACTCTGGGTTTTTAAAAGATTATTCTGGTCTGAAGGAAACAAAATCAGCTACCGGACAACCGGTACTTCGTTGGATTGATCCTGCCTATAATGAATCTAAATATGACAATATCGTGTATAACCCGATAACATATTACCCGGTTCCTAAACCCACCACGCAGGTTGGTCAGCAGGTTCTTGATAAGCTGTTGAGCTATACCAATACTCAAATGAAAACCGCTATTGGAAAACGTAAGCCTCTGGTTACGACACCTGGCCCACGTAGTCTGATCTTCCGTGGCGCGATTACCGGTGTGGATACCAGTAAAGAAGGGCTGCAATTCTATGAAGTGGTTCCCGTTGCACTGGTTGTTGCCGGTACGCAAATGGTCACCGGTCACCGTACGATGGACACGCACCTCTATTTCGAGGGTGAGTTGATCGATGCGGCAACCAATAAACCGGTCATTAAAGTTGTGCGTCAGGGCGAAGGTAAAGACCTGAACAACGAAAGCACGCCGATGGCGTTCGAAACGTTGAAAAAAGTTGTTGATGACATGGCGACAGACGCCTCAATGTTTGACGTTAACAGCAACAAGAAATAA
- the rimL gene encoding 50S ribosomal protein L7/L12-serine acetyltransferase, which translates to MTEMITVSATLSLRAVAEQHVTALHQLVLKNKSWLQQSLNWPQFVVSEEDTRKNVQGNVLLHERGYAKMFLIFEGESMVGVISFNQIEPLNKAAYIGYWLDEDHQGQGIMSRALQALIHHYVQRGEIRRFIIKCRVDNHESNQVAQRNGFLLEGCLKQAEFLNGQYHDVNLYARIIDNPSE; encoded by the coding sequence ATGACCGAAATGATCACCGTGAGCGCCACGCTGTCGCTACGTGCGGTTGCGGAACAACACGTCACGGCATTGCATCAGTTGGTGCTCAAAAATAAGTCATGGCTCCAGCAATCGCTGAACTGGCCGCAGTTTGTGGTCTCCGAAGAGGACACCCGCAAGAATGTGCAGGGGAATGTGCTATTGCATGAGCGCGGCTACGCCAAAATGTTTCTCATTTTTGAGGGTGAGAGTATGGTGGGGGTTATCTCGTTTAATCAGATAGAACCGCTAAACAAAGCGGCCTACATCGGTTACTGGCTGGATGAAGACCATCAGGGACAAGGCATTATGTCCCGCGCGTTACAGGCATTGATTCATCATTATGTTCAGCGCGGCGAGATCCGTCGGTTTATCATCAAATGTCGGGTCGATAATCACGAAAGTAACCAGGTCGCGCAGCGCAATGGCTTCCTGCTGGAAGGCTGTCTGAAGCAGGCGGAGTTTCTCAACGGCCAGTACCATGATGTTAATCTCTATGCCCGTATCATTGATAACCCTTCAGAGTAA
- a CDS encoding YdcH family protein, producing the protein MFPEYRDLISRLKSENPRFLSLFEKHNSLDHEISRLEGSDGRGYSLDIVRLKKQKLHLKEDLLKILQKESVSES; encoded by the coding sequence ATGTTTCCAGAATACAGAGACCTTATTTCCCGACTGAAATCCGAGAATCCTCGCTTTCTGTCTTTATTCGAAAAACACAACAGCCTCGATCATGAGATCTCCAGACTGGAAGGTTCGGATGGTCGGGGATACAGTTTGGATATTGTTCGCCTGAAGAAACAGAAACTCCACCTGAAGGAAGACCTGCTCAAAATTCTGCAAAAAGAGAGTGTCAGTGAGAGCTAA
- a CDS encoding DMT family transporter, translated as MNALLYCLVVVIWGTTWIAIYLQQGPVSAPVSIFWRFAVASAVMIVVLLISGKLRRLSGRDHLFCLLQGGCVFCFNFWCFYSAAAWINTGLESVIFSMAVLFNAVNSFVFFGQKPPLRFYLAAGLGLTGIVTLFWQDLVSSGLNHSLLLGIGLSALGTFGFSLGNMISLRHQKKGLEVLTTNSWAMLYGTILIAAIAFMRGDNFTPEWTFSYLSALLYLAIFGSVIAFGAYFTLVGRIGPSKAAYSTLLFPLVALTLSTLYEGYIWQINAVTGLVLILLGNLVMFARPEALVGKLLYRRRTA; from the coding sequence ATGAACGCATTGTTGTACTGCCTGGTTGTAGTGATATGGGGAACGACATGGATTGCAATTTACCTGCAACAAGGTCCGGTTTCGGCGCCAGTTTCCATCTTCTGGCGCTTTGCCGTCGCCAGCGCCGTGATGATCGTTGTCCTGCTGATTAGCGGTAAGTTACGTAGGCTGTCAGGTCGTGATCATCTCTTTTGCCTGCTCCAGGGAGGATGCGTTTTCTGCTTCAATTTCTGGTGTTTTTATTCCGCTGCCGCCTGGATCAATACGGGGCTGGAATCCGTTATTTTCTCGATGGCCGTGCTGTTCAATGCGGTCAACAGCTTCGTCTTCTTTGGCCAAAAACCACCGTTACGCTTCTATTTAGCCGCGGGTCTGGGATTGACCGGTATCGTTACTCTGTTCTGGCAGGATTTGGTCAGTAGCGGGTTGAATCACTCACTTTTGTTGGGCATCGGCTTAAGCGCGCTGGGAACCTTTGGTTTCTCGCTGGGCAACATGATTAGCCTTCGCCACCAGAAAAAAGGTCTCGAGGTGCTGACGACCAATAGTTGGGCAATGTTATACGGCACAATACTGATTGCCGCGATAGCGTTTATGCGTGGTGATAACTTCACGCCAGAGTGGACCTTCAGCTATCTCAGCGCGCTGTTATATCTGGCGATTTTTGGGTCGGTGATTGCGTTTGGCGCCTACTTCACACTGGTCGGCCGTATTGGTCCCAGCAAGGCCGCTTACAGTACGTTGCTTTTCCCGCTGGTGGCGCTGACGCTGTCTACGTTATATGAAGGGTATATTTGGCAGATCAACGCGGTTACGGGTTTAGTGCTGATTTTGCTGGGAAATCTGGTGATGTTTGCACGCCCGGAGGCGCTGGTGGGTAAACTTTTATATCGTCGCCGTACCGCATAA
- the tehA gene encoding dicarboxylate transporter/tellurite-resistance protein TehA yields MSNENQRDRVLNLPAGYFGMVLGTIGMGFAWRYASQVWPVSHRIGDGLVILAMIIWGLLTLAFLTRLVRFPHSVLAEIRHPVMSSFVSLFPATTMLVAIGFVPWYRPLAVGLFSIGVVIQLTYAAWQTAGLWRGSHPEEATTPGLYLPTVANNFISAMACGALGFNDAGLVFLGAGVFSWLSLEPVILQRLRSSGELPAVLRTSLGIQLAPALVACSAWLSVNGGEGDTLAKMLFGYGLLQLLFMLRLMPWYLSQPFNASFWSFSFGVSALATTGLHLGHSSTSGFFHTLAIPLFIFTNFIIALLLVRTFALLMQGKLLIRTERAALLKSEDKK; encoded by the coding sequence ATGAGTAATGAGAATCAGCGCGACCGGGTGCTTAATCTTCCGGCCGGTTATTTTGGGATGGTACTGGGCACCATCGGGATGGGATTTGCCTGGCGATACGCCAGTCAGGTGTGGCCAGTGAGCCACCGGATTGGCGACGGTTTAGTGATCCTTGCCATGATCATCTGGGGTCTGCTGACGCTGGCTTTTCTGACCCGACTGGTGCGCTTCCCGCACAGCGTCCTGGCGGAAATTCGTCATCCGGTAATGAGTAGTTTTGTCAGTCTTTTCCCGGCAACAACCATGCTGGTCGCGATCGGCTTTGTCCCCTGGTATCGTCCGTTAGCGGTGGGATTATTCAGCATTGGCGTGGTGATCCAGTTGACTTACGCCGCCTGGCAAACGGCAGGGCTGTGGCGGGGGTCGCATCCAGAGGAAGCGACGACGCCGGGGTTATATCTGCCGACCGTTGCCAATAACTTTATCAGCGCGATGGCCTGCGGCGCACTCGGCTTTAACGATGCCGGGCTGGTGTTTTTGGGCGCGGGCGTTTTCTCCTGGTTAAGCCTGGAGCCTGTGATTTTGCAGCGTTTACGCAGTTCCGGCGAGTTGCCAGCGGTTTTGCGCACGTCTCTGGGCATTCAACTGGCACCTGCGCTGGTCGCCTGTAGCGCCTGGTTGAGCGTAAATGGCGGTGAGGGCGACACGCTGGCTAAAATGTTGTTCGGCTATGGCCTGCTGCAGCTTCTTTTCATGCTCCGTCTGATGCCATGGTATTTGTCTCAGCCGTTTAATGCCTCTTTCTGGAGCTTCTCGTTCGGTGTGTCGGCGCTGGCAACGACAGGGCTGCATTTAGGACACAGCAGCACGTCAGGCTTTTTTCATACGCTGGCGATCCCACTGTTTATTTTTACCAATTTTATCATTGCATTGTTACTGGTACGTACGTTTGCATTGCTGATGCAGGGTAAACTGCTCATTCGCACGGAGCGTGCTGCACTACTGAAATCTGAGGATAAAAAATGA
- a CDS encoding benzoate/H(+) symporter BenE family transporter yields MRALSIPLPTVLSGFVAVLVGYASSAAIIWQAALAAGATTGQIAGWMTALGIAMGVSTLALTLWYRAPILTAWSTPGAALLVTGLQGLTIQEAIGVFIVANALIVLCGVTGLFARLMQIIPHSLASAMLAGILLRFGLQAFNSLNSELILCGSMLLAWLIFKVLTPRYAVISAMLVGIAIALIKCDVVTNSVDLSPVMPEFILPQFSIAHSISIALPLFLVTMASQNAPGIATMKASGYALPVSPLIVFTGLLALLFSPFGVYSICIAAITAAICQSPEAHPDAQRRWLAAAAAGVFYLLAGLFGGSVTGLMAALPVSWIQMLAGLALLGTISGSLYQALHNETERDAAIITFLVTASGLTLVGIGSAFWGLIAGGVCYTVLRLARRT; encoded by the coding sequence ATGCGCGCGCTTTCAATCCCTCTTCCCACCGTATTATCCGGTTTCGTCGCCGTTCTGGTGGGTTATGCCAGCTCAGCGGCAATTATCTGGCAAGCAGCACTCGCTGCAGGCGCAACGACCGGGCAAATCGCCGGCTGGATGACCGCGCTGGGCATTGCCATGGGAGTGAGCACCCTGGCGCTGACATTGTGGTATCGCGCGCCGATATTGACCGCCTGGTCAACACCCGGCGCGGCGTTGCTGGTCACCGGTCTGCAAGGCTTAACCATTCAGGAAGCAATTGGCGTATTTATTGTTGCCAACGCACTCATTGTCCTGTGTGGCGTCACCGGGCTTTTTGCGCGTCTGATGCAGATTATCCCACACTCGCTGGCATCGGCGATGCTGGCCGGCATACTGCTACGTTTCGGCCTGCAGGCGTTCAATAGTCTTAACAGTGAACTGATTCTGTGCGGCAGCATGTTACTGGCGTGGCTGATATTCAAAGTCCTGACCCCACGCTATGCGGTTATCAGTGCGATGCTGGTTGGCATTGCTATCGCCTTAATTAAATGTGACGTTGTCACAAACAGCGTTGATTTATCGCCGGTTATGCCTGAATTTATCCTGCCCCAATTCTCCATTGCCCACAGCATCAGCATTGCACTACCGTTGTTTCTGGTGACGATGGCTTCACAGAATGCGCCAGGCATTGCCACCATGAAAGCATCAGGCTACGCATTACCCGTTTCCCCCTTGATTGTCTTCACTGGCCTGCTGGCGCTGCTGTTTTCGCCATTTGGCGTCTATTCCATCTGCATTGCCGCCATCACCGCCGCCATTTGCCAAAGCCCGGAAGCGCATCCTGACGCCCAACGGCGCTGGTTAGCTGCGGCAGCCGCAGGGGTATTCTATCTGTTGGCCGGTCTATTCGGAGGCTCAGTGACCGGATTGATGGCTGCCCTGCCAGTAAGCTGGATCCAGATGCTGGCCGGCCTTGCGCTGCTGGGTACCATTAGCGGCAGTTTGTATCAGGCACTGCATAATGAAACCGAGCGAGATGCCGCCATCATCACCTTTCTGGTGACGGCCAGTGGCTTGACGCTAGTGGGAATTGGGTCTGCGTTTTGGGGGTTAATTGCCGGAGGGGTGTGCTACACGGTACTGCGATTAGCGCGCCGCACGTAA